The genomic stretch ggaactaaacaaggccaaagcttGCACTTCGGGGCAGGCACGCAAATAATTAGCATGAGAGTTTAAAGCTAAAAATTTATAATTTAAATATTTACAAGAATTTTAAGCAGTAAACATTTACCAGAACGAGAATTTTGTACTATAAATATTTATGAGAATTTTATAATATGACTATCTTGTATTATGAAATTTACAAGAACTAGCGCAAAGAATATTTACGAGAATTTTGTAATATGAATACAAGTATTGACGAGAATACATGTGGTAAATTTACCACAACTAGCACAAAGAATTTTTATGAGAAATTTGTAGTGTGAATACAAGTATTTACGAGAATACAAGTGATGACTTGAGAAAATAGTATTCAAAATGCTGGGTGGGCCGGCCGTGCCGTGGACGTCATCTTCTGCCGCCTATGCATCGACGACACCTTCTACTTTGGCGGCGGCACACCCAAGCAGTGCCGGGAAGAACAGAATGACGGCGGCAGAAGCAGCGTCGGCCACGGTCAACAAGGACGGGCCACCGGCAGCGACAACAACTCCCTCGGCTCTGGCCTCCAAGAGGTTCTCGCGGACAGCACGACGAACGACGACGTGGAGAGCTCGCCGGTGACCAGACGCATCCTGTGGCGCGTGGAGGCGTCGCACAGCAACAACAGCTGAAGAAGCCTTCTCAAATCTCAAACAAAAGAAAATTAAAGATGAGGAAAATCAAAAAAGAAGAAACCCAAGCAAGCTCGCGTACGTACACGAACGAACAGTACTAGTGcactgcacacacacacacacacacaaaaggcTGGACTGGGCGATACAGCATGCATgcttgtaatatatatatatatatatatataggtgtaATAGAATCACAATCCGTCGACAGCTGAAATCAAATCACCCTCCGAATCCGATCGATCATGGATCCTCCAGCTGGGGCAGCAAGTCGTGCTCGTGCGTGGGAGCGGCCGCCATGAAGAAGCACTCGTACACGAGCACGGCGAGCGGGCCTCCGGCGAGCGGGCCGACCCAGTACACCCAGTGGTGCGTCCAGACGCCCGTGGCGACGGCGGGCCCGAAGGACCTGGCCGGGTTCATGGACGCGCCGGACAGGACGGCGCCGGCGATGGAGTTGGCGCCGACGAGGAGGCCGGTGAGCAGCGGGCCGGCGCCCGGGAGCAGCTTCCGCGGGTCGAGGATGGTGGCGTAGATGACCAGGAGCAGGCTGAAGGTGAAGACGGTCTCCGCCACCACGCCCTGCACGGCGCCCACGCCCGCCGCCAGCGCGTGCACCGGGGTGGCCAGCCCGCCGGTGAGCCACCTCAGCAGGAAGCACGCCGCCGAGGAGCCCACCATCTGGGCCACGATGTACAGCGAGGAACGGAACAGCGTGATGTGGCCGCCCACGGCCAGCGACAGCGTCACGGCCGGGTTCACGTGGCCGCCGGAGATGTGGAACCCCGCCGTCGCGATCACCGACACCACCAGCGCCTGCCCCAGCGCCACCGCAGTCAGGTCGCCTCCGGCGTTGCTACCCGAAGTCGTC from Sorghum bicolor cultivar BTx623 chromosome 3, Sorghum_bicolor_NCBIv3, whole genome shotgun sequence encodes the following:
- the LOC8077562 gene encoding aquaporin TIP4-3, coding for MGKLTLGHRGEASEPDFFRGVLGELVLTFLFVFIGVGAAMTADGLLHTGGTTSGSNAGGDLTAVALGQALVVSVIATAGFHISGGHVNPAVTLSLAVGGHITLFRSSLYIVAQMVGSSAACFLLRWLTGGLATPVHALAAGVGAVQGVVAETVFTFSLLLVIYATILDPRKLLPGAGPLLTGLLVGANSIAGAVLSGASMNPARSFGPAVATGVWTHHWVYWVGPLAGGPLAVLVYECFFMAAAPTHEHDLLPQLEDP